A portion of the Corynebacterium rouxii genome contains these proteins:
- the cobM gene encoding precorrin-4 C(11)-methyltransferase — protein sequence MTVYFIGAGPGAADLLTLRAHNIIKSAQVCMYAGSIVPPEVLESVPQNAQVINTARMPLDQIMETIVAAHKNGHDIARLQSGDPSIYSAVAEQARRLTTLGIDYQIVPGVPAFAAVAAALGHELTVPTVGQTVILTRVSGRASAMPQGEDLSTLGKSGATLCIHLAVHDIDRVVSELLPHYGEHCPAAVVAYASRPEEAIVRGALADIAEKTRSAEITRTAIIVVGKVLGAEGFPDSFLYSDDRPRDEHGRTIPCAH from the coding sequence ATGACAGTTTACTTCATTGGTGCAGGCCCCGGTGCTGCAGATCTTCTTACACTTCGTGCGCATAACATCATCAAATCGGCACAGGTGTGCATGTACGCTGGATCTATTGTTCCACCAGAAGTGTTGGAATCTGTTCCACAAAACGCTCAGGTGATTAATACAGCCCGTATGCCGCTTGACCAGATCATGGAAACAATTGTTGCTGCGCATAAGAATGGGCACGATATCGCTCGGCTGCAGTCTGGTGACCCCTCAATTTATTCGGCTGTGGCAGAGCAAGCTCGCAGGCTCACTACGTTGGGAATTGACTATCAAATTGTCCCAGGAGTACCCGCTTTTGCGGCTGTTGCCGCAGCATTGGGACATGAGCTTACCGTCCCTACTGTCGGTCAAACAGTCATCCTCACTCGAGTTTCGGGTCGTGCATCAGCTATGCCACAAGGTGAGGACCTGTCTACTTTAGGTAAGAGCGGCGCAACTTTGTGTATCCATCTCGCAGTGCATGACATTGACCGTGTCGTATCAGAGCTGCTTCCTCACTATGGTGAGCATTGTCCAGCGGCTGTGGTTGCTTACGCCTCTCGTCCAGAGGAGGCAATTGTCCGGGGAGCACTTGCTGACATTGCAGAAAAGACACGAAGCGCTGAGATTACCCGTACAGCAATTATTGTGGTTGGAAAAGTGCTCGGAGCTGAAGGATTCCCCGATTCATTCCTATACTCCGATGACCGACCTCGAGATGAGCACGGTAGGACGATTCCATGCGCGCACTAA